A genomic window from Candidatus Bathyarchaeota archaeon includes:
- a CDS encoding acyl-CoA/acyl-ACP dehydrogenase gives MDFELTKTQKKLKESVRSFCEKEFDSDYALDFDKKEEFPFDLYRKSAKQGFSSLFIPKKYGGKGQGYQAACLATEEMCKADSSLGLASIIGTFGSDILLRHGTEEQKLKYLPNLCQGITISAAAFTEPARGTDLSTVDTKATKNGDYWTINGTKTLITNAPIANFFIVLCQTNNIKKSHQNLSLFIVDKKATGITVTKLSNKMGIRCVPTGKISFKNVNVSAANLLGKQDEGFSHSMDFFTVSRTIIAAQAVGTAQGVLDIAVKYAQNRKSAGQPIIRFQQIGAKIAQIASEIEAARLLTYKAAWTIDQNTVDPMLTSMAKLYASKVAVKATDAAVQVLGGYGYLGEYKVERAYRDAKITEIYEGTSEIQRLAVLKQLIKKL, from the coding sequence GTGGATTTTGAGTTAACCAAAACACAAAAGAAGCTAAAAGAGTCTGTCAGAAGCTTTTGTGAAAAAGAGTTTGATTCTGATTACGCCCTTGATTTTGATAAAAAAGAAGAATTCCCGTTTGACCTTTATAGAAAAAGTGCAAAACAAGGGTTTTCCAGCCTGTTTATCCCAAAAAAGTACGGCGGCAAAGGTCAAGGATATCAAGCAGCTTGTTTAGCCACGGAAGAAATGTGTAAAGCAGATTCATCTTTAGGTTTAGCTAGCATCATTGGAACCTTTGGAAGTGACATATTGTTGCGTCATGGAACCGAGGAACAAAAACTCAAGTATCTTCCAAATCTTTGCCAAGGAATCACCATAAGCGCAGCAGCATTTACTGAACCCGCTCGGGGAACAGATTTATCAACAGTAGATACTAAAGCAACAAAAAATGGAGACTATTGGACGATAAATGGAACTAAAACCCTGATAACAAATGCGCCTATTGCCAACTTTTTCATTGTTTTGTGTCAAACAAACAACATCAAGAAGTCTCATCAAAACCTGTCTTTGTTTATTGTAGATAAGAAAGCCACAGGGATAACGGTTACCAAGTTGTCAAACAAAATGGGAATCAGATGCGTTCCAACAGGAAAAATTTCTTTCAAAAACGTAAATGTTAGTGCTGCTAACCTGCTAGGAAAACAAGATGAAGGCTTCAGTCATTCAATGGATTTTTTTACAGTAAGCAGAACCATTATTGCAGCTCAGGCTGTAGGAACCGCCCAAGGAGTCTTGGACATTGCAGTAAAATATGCTCAAAACAGAAAATCCGCAGGACAGCCGATAATTCGTTTTCAACAGATAGGAGCCAAAATAGCTCAAATCGCATCAGAAATTGAAGCTGCAAGACTGCTTACCTACAAAGCAGCATGGACAATAGACCAAAACACCGTGGATCCGATGTTGACATCCATGGCGAAGCTTTACGCAAGCAAAGTAGCAGTAAAGGCAACTGATGCTGCAGTTCAAGTTTTAGGCGGGTACGGTTACCTGGGAGAATACAAGGTTGAACGAGCATATCGGGACGCAAAAATAACCGAAATATATGAAGGAACCTCTGAAATCCAAAGATTAGCTGTCCTTAAACAATTAATAAAAAAATTGTAA
- a CDS encoding Lrp/AsnC family transcriptional regulator: MTKGKKKEKMHSLLNELLIDSSRSDRELGKIIGVSQPTISRTKKILVKKGVIQGFSAIPNFFQIGYELMALTFVKIKTNLSSIEERKKGHNIVIEWMNKQNNVVFASYCRGCDSDGLMISFHPNYKDFDHFIQKHNRELGYLLIDVKSALVNLDNDQIIKAFNFKHLAEKSRCTE, from the coding sequence ATGACCAAAGGAAAAAAGAAAGAAAAAATGCATTCTTTGTTGAATGAACTGTTAATTGATTCTAGCAGAAGTGACAGAGAATTAGGAAAAATCATCGGAGTGTCCCAGCCAACTATTTCCCGAACAAAGAAAATACTTGTAAAAAAAGGTGTGATACAGGGTTTCAGTGCAATACCTAATTTTTTTCAAATAGGATATGAACTAATGGCTTTAACTTTTGTAAAAATCAAAACAAACTTGTCATCTATCGAAGAACGAAAAAAAGGTCATAATATAGTTATAGAATGGATGAATAAACAAAACAACGTAGTTTTCGCCTCATATTGCAGAGGATGCGACTCTGACGGATTAATGATTTCATTCCATCCAAATTATAAAGACTTTGACCATTTCATCCAAAAACATAACAGGGAATTAGGCTACTTACTAATCGACGTAAAAAGCGCCCTTGTCAACCTCGATAATGACCAAATAATTAAAGCTTTTAACTTCAAACATTTAGCAGAAAAATCGCGGTGTACAGAATAA